Genomic segment of Paenibacillus sp. FSL R5-0623:
GACTATCATGTGAATTACGGTACGGCAGAGCAGCTATATGGTCCAATCACCTATCGATACCCAATCCTGAGCAAAAATGTGGAGAGGGGCATGCTGGGCACAGGTCATCACTGTATATTTATTGATTCCGAAACGGGTCAATACCAGATTGCCTATCACCGTTTTGTAACACCACTGTCCAGATTCTCCTCTGGAAAGGGGTATCACCGCGAAATATGTATGGACCCGCTTCTTTTTGGTAAGGACGGACTGATGAAGCCTATCATACTCTAACATAAGCCGTTCAATTGAATCGCTATTTAATAAATGCCTGATACAGCATGGTTGCCTGTCAAATATCGCTTTTAGCGGTTTTGGCAGGCATTTTTATCATCCACCTGAATCAAGTCAAAGCCGAAGGGTTGAGCGGGTATGAACTTATTGAACGCATTCACTCGAGAATACATTTGACATGAGAATCAATAAATCGTATTATTACGATATAACGATTTAGGAGGAATACTTTTGAACACTCCCGCTTTTGACAGCAATAACATTAAACAGTTCGATGAACCTGCTAATCTGCTGAAAGCTTTATCTCACCCCATTCGTTTATGCATAGTGCGGGGACTGATGATGAAAAAAAAATGTAATGTTTCTTATATGCAGGAATGTCTGGATCTTCCCCAATCAACAGTCTCTCAACACCTCCAGAAACTTCGTAGTGCTGGTATTGTTGCGACGGAGCGGAATGGTCTTGAAGTAAACTATGTGCTTGCCGACAAACGGGTTGAACAGATTATTAAAACTTTATTTGAAAAGGATGATTGTGAATCATGAGCAAAAAAGTACTGATTGTTGGCGGTGTAGCTGGAGGTGCATCTGCAGCTGCACGTCTTCGCCGTCTGGATGAACATGCCGAGATTATTATCTTTGAGAAAGGACCCTATATCTCATTTGCCAATTGTGGCTTACCTTATTATATAGGTGGATCAATCGAAGATCGAGAGCGTCTGCTGGTGCAAACGCCAAAAGGGATGGCAGATCGCTTTCGTATCGATGTTCGTACAAGAAGTGAGGTCGTAGCTATCGATTCGCAGAAGCGAGTGGTTAAGATACAGTCCCAGGAGCGCGGTGCATATGAAGAAAGCTATGACGAGTTGATATTGTCACCAGGTGCAAAACCGATCATTCCTGATCTTCCGGGCAAGGACAATCCACTAATTTATACCGTACGAAGTATTCCAGATATTGATCGGATCAAAGAACAGGTAAGTTCTTCTAACAACAAGACTTCGATTGTCATAGGCGGTGGATTTATTGGCGTGGAAATGGCTGAGAATTTAAAGGAAGCTGGTCTGGATGTAACGCTGATTGAGGGGAACGCACAAGTACTCACACCCTATGATACCGAGTTAGCAGCCGCATTGGCACAGGAAATGGAGAATCATGGTGTGAACCTGCTGTTTTCCAAACGTGTTCAGGGATTTCATTCCCTGGAGCAGGGCATAGGGGTTGAACTTGCGGATGGTCATGTGTTGACAGCAGACATGGTTATTCTTGCGATAGGCGTAACGCCAGACACCTATTTTTTGAAAGATAGCGGCGTTTCGCTGGGTGCACGTGGACATATTATCGTAAATGAAGCTTTAGAAAGCAGCGTGCCACATATCTATGCTGTTGGGGATGCGATCGAAGTAACGGAAACCATTCATGGTACGAAGGCAACGATACCACTTGCCGGACCTGCCAACAAACAAGGCCGTATTGTTGCCGACCGTATCGCAGGGCTTCCTTCTACCTATAAAGGAACACAAGGTACATCCATTATCAAAGTCTTTGGAATGACCGCAGCCACGACAGGCAGTAATGAAAAAACACTGCAACGTCTCGGCGTGGAATATCAAACCGTTATTGTACACCCTGCTTCTCATGCATCGTATTATCCGGGTTCAAGCGCGATTACTCTTAAACTGCTGTTTACTCCGGAAGGTAAAATTTTGGGCGCACAAGCAGTTGGTTATGATGGAGTGGATAAACGAATTGATGACATTGCTGTAGCCATTCATTTTGGAGGACATGTACGGGATTTGACAGAGCTTGAACTGAGTTACGCGCCACCTTATTCTTCTGCCAAAGATCCCGTGAATATGGCTGGATATGCAGCAGAGAATATGATCACCGGACGTGTTCAGACGTTCACCTATAATCAACTGGCTGATCGTCAGCCGGGGCAGTCGATACTTCTGGATGTTCGCAGTGAAATCGAGCATCAAAATGGTCATATTCCAGATTCACTCTCTATTCCAGTTGATGAGCTTCGTCAACGCTTAGATGAATTAGACCCATCTAAAGAAATCTGGCTATACTGTCAAGTCGGCTTACGTGGTTATACAGCTTCGCAAATTTTGCGTCAGCATGGTTTTAGCGTAAAAAACCTGAGTGGTGGTTATAAAACATACCGTCAAGCCCAGTTTAAGCCTGCTCCATTTACTGCTACAACACAAGAGCAGCATGATCCTGTGATAGACGCGAAAGAAAAGGAGTCTATTCCCACTGACTCAGCACAGCTGCAACGTATTGATCATGAGTTGAACGTATGCGGATTAAGTTGTCCTGGTCCCCTGATTCAGGTTAAGCAGAAAATGGATCAACTTTCAAACGGAGAAACCCTTCGTGTGAAAGCTTCCGATCCAGGCTTTTATGAAGATGTCAAAGCATGGGCCACGATGTCGGGTTCCACAATCTTGCAGTTGAAAAGACTGAAAGGCGGTACGATTGAGTCTGTCATTGCTAAAAATACAGCACAACCCGTATCGGATTCTCCCGTCAGCGATCCTGCCAGCACAATGGTAGTCTTCAGTGGCGATCTGGATAAAGCGATCGCTTCACTCATTATTGCAAATGGGGCAGCAGCCAGTGGACGGAAAGTAACTCTATTTTTCACATTTTGGGGATTGAGCATTATTCGTAAGCAGCAGCCGCAGAAGTTATCCAAAACCATGATCGGCCGTATGTTTGATATGATGTTACCTCGCGGCAGCCAGAAGCTTGGCATGTCCAAAATGAATATGCTCGGAGCAGGCCCGAAGATGATCCGTGGTTTGATGAAAAAACATCATGTGCCTTCATTGGAAGAAATGATTGAGAGCGCAATTGCACAAGGAGTAGAGATCGTTGCCTGCCAAATGTCCATGGATTTAATGGGAATTCAGCGTGAAGAATTAATAGACCAAGTTAAAATTGGTGGTGTCGGTTACTATCTTGGACAAGCATCACAAGCCAATCATAATCTGTTTATTTAAAAAAAATTATAAATGCTAAGCAGGATAATTGAATGAGTAGCGAAAGGATGCCACGATGAGTGGCATTTTTTTGTTCAAAAAAATTGAACGTTTCATTCAGAAACGGTTCTTTGACTTACCCATAACACCAACATAGAGTGATGACAAGGACGGTATTTGATTTTAGCTAGGCAAATGAGAAGCATATACACCCTCGACTTTCCCCTATACGGGAAACTATATACTCGCATTATGTTAAAAGATTGGAGATGATATGTTGTTCAAAATCAGTGCGTTTTCCAGACTAAGCAGGGTCTCATTAAAAACACTGCGTTATTATGACCAGATTGGCATACTTAAGCCGAGAAAGGTAGATCACGATACGGGTTACCGTTACTATTCCGCAGATCAGCTTCTCGAGCTCAACCGAATCTTCATTTATAAAGAATTGGGGTTCACATTGCCACAAATCACACAGCTGTTACAGGAACATATTACATTGGAGAATATTCAAGGCATGTTTAAGCTAAAAAGAAGCGAAATTCAGCAGATTATCGATACGGAACAAGCCAAACTCGTCCGAATTGAGGAACGCATGCAGCTTCTAGAGGAAGAGGGGCACATTGAAACCGGGCAAGAAATCCGAATCAAAGAGGAAGGTGCTCGGCAGTTTCTTTTTCAGACAGGGTGCGGGAGGGAAGAGGAGATCCCGAGTTTATTTCGTCAGTTTGATCAGTCATTAACAAAAGGAATGCGCCAACTGATCCATGGACCACAGGTTGTTTTGTGGAAAGAAATCGCAGGACAAGAGGAAGCGTTCGAGTTTGAAATAGGTTATTTCTTAACCTGTGAGCTGCGATCAGCTCCCGACCCATTTCAACTGCGGACTCTTCCTGCTGAGCCCATGATGGCCACCATAGCTTATCGTTCCAACGCCACCTTTGCCTGTAAAGCCTGTGTTCATCTAGCTACATGGATTGAGAAGAATAACTATCAGATCAAGGAAAACGAGTCTGGTAGGGAACTGTACTTACCCTTATCTCAAGAACAAGATGCACAATTGATAGAAATACAAATCCCCATACTAAATAGATAACTGTAGAAGACGGAGTGGATTAAAGTGAAAAATAAATGGATTATATATATCTTGGCATTGGCTGTTTTTCTGATCGGAACCCTTGAATACATTATTACAGGAGTCATAAAAATGATCGCCTCCGACTTGAGCGTATCTACTTCCGAAGTGGGTTTACTGGTGACTGTATTCGCTCTGGCAGCGGCCGTTATCGCTCCGATTCTCATTGCAATTACAATAAATATGGATCGCAAGAAGTTGCTGTTGGCCGCCCTCAGCGTGTTTATTGCCAGCAACGGACTTATGCTTGTTGACCTTTCTTATGAAACTTTACTATGGGTGCGAATTATTCAAGGGGCTAGCGGAGGAGTGGCTACCGTAGTAGCGATGGCCGTATCGACACGACTGGTTGAAAAGGAAAAAAGGGGCAATGCCATCGGCATCATTTTGATGGGGCTAAGCAGTTCGCTAGTACTCGGTGTCCCATTGGGCACATTTTTTAGTGAAATGTTTGGATGGAGAGTTCTATTTGTATTCATTGGATTGTTAAGTGTTCTTCCATTACTTATTATCTACAAAAAGGTTCCGGCAATCAAAGAGGAAGAAAAGATCACACTCAGAATGCAGCTCTCCATTTTGAAAAATCCGCTCATTCTGACTGCCTTGCTTATTACATTATTGTATATCGGCGGTTATTCAACACTGTTCACGTATATTACGCCTTTCTTACAAGCTACGTCTTCTCTTTCCATGACCGAGATAAGCGGTGTTCTGTTTCTCGCGGGAATTTGCAGCTTTGTCGGATCAAAAGTGGGCGGACAATTGGCAGATGCAAAGGGATCAAAGTTTACAATTTGTCTAGGCCTTCTGTTACAAGGCGTAACTCTTCTTTTGTTTGCTCTAGCTGGAGTTAATCTTATCATGTTAATCTTGGTTATAATGATTTTTATGTTAGCAACGTGGAGTATATCTCCGGCCCAGCAACTATATCTGGTTACACTGGCCCCTCGTAATCCGGACATTGCCCTTAGCGTAAATACGTCGTTTATCCAATTTGGTTTTGCACTGGGATCTGGATTAGGTGGGATTGTAATCAGTCGTACATCTGTCATGTATTTGAATTGGTTGGGTTTTGGAGCTGTAGGAATTGCTTTACTTCTTGCCATACTTCTATTCAGAAGGATGAGCAGTAGGACTGAAAACCCTATGGTTACTGGTGAATAGGTAGGTGGACTGGTTAAGTAAACATCTATCTGGCGTTGAAGTCCTAATTAGAAAGAGGGAATGTACAAGTCGTACATTCCCTGAAAAATACTGCCATCTCAGGATGGTTTAACGCATAAACATGATATTGTGCTGCATCCTCGGAGCTGATCCATGGGATCGGTTTATCCGCTGGCACTGGGTAGAAAAGCATCCCATTATGGATGAGACCCGGATTCAAGAAGTTCTCCATATAGATTACAAGACTGGGGTCTACAGCATATGTAAGCACCTTAAACACGTGGGCAAACAACAATTAAAGCCGCGAAGCACCGCAAAAAACCGGCATGCGCGTAGGCGAGATCAGGATGAAAACACACTTATCCCGTCCGACCGTATCCCATCATCAAAATATTAAAAGAATCGCAAATTATAAGTGTGCGTAAAGAAGGGACTCTCAACTTTTACAGGCTGGACTCCGGAAGCTGAACGTAACGTATCTCGATATAGGAACATATACGACGGTTGGACACAGGTAAGAGATATTCCATAAGCCCGAATGGCTACATGATCAACCCAATTTATATAAATTTGATGAAACTGTTTATTCGCTGATAATCCTGTTAAAATAAAGGGCCATCCCGATCAACCTAAAGACAATAACAATCGTTTTCCAATCTTCAATAAAACTTTCAGCTGCGCCCAGCAGATAATGATTGAAATGACCATAACGATTACAAAAAACAGAAAAACAACGATTTTCATTATGATCAGACGTTTTCCGTTCGGATGTTTGGAATCTCTGCTCGATGAGTTGTCTTTAGATTTAATCATAGCTCGTATACCGACTATGCAGGCAGTAGCCAGCATTATAAAAAGCATTAAAGTAGCCATTCGTTCAGCAGTGAAAGCGATGAGATTTGATCCTCCCGGACCAGAACCCGAGCGCAAAAACCAATGGCAGAAGGCAACAACAGAAAGAGATGACAGGAACAAGATAAATATAATCTTCCACATCCAGTCGAACAGCTTGAAGAAAGGACCGGGTGGATTGATTTTCTGTTCCCGGCGAACCCGACGCTCGGCGTTTCTTCGATCGATTATTGCTCGTTTGGATTTCATGGATGTCTAACCTCCTGCAGTTTCACTGTTCTTCCTCGTAACATTAAGAATATCACAGTACTGACAATCACGTCCCATGTTGATTTGAAACCTTTTAGTTAAAAACTGCGTTTAAAAGCTAGAAGGCAATGAACTTGAATCCAGAAAGGATGTAAGAAAAAAAATGAATAGAAACAAGAAGAGAAATAAGTTAATTGTAAGTGCAATTATGACAGCATTACTGGCATCGCCCCTGGCATACATCATGTCCGAAGGCCAACCGGTAGCCGCTGCAGCTTCCGTTTCCAAATATAAAGTTACCGCACAACCGTTCAGCATTGAAGGAAAGAAATCAAACATTGGTACGATTAATAAAAACGGATCGACCTATATTGCTCTTAGGAACCTAAATACAGCCCTAGGGTTAACCACCAATTTCAATAAGACTAAACAACTCGTTGAAGTGTCGGGAAATGGACGATCGCTTAAAATTAATCTCTCTAACAATACTATTCAATTGAACGGACAACCGGTCTTTGGACCTCAAGTCATTCTCCAGGACAATACAACTTATTTGCCACTTCGCTTCCTACTGGAGCGGATGGGCTATGTAATTTCATATCAGAATAATACAAAGCAGGTCGGTATTCAATCGATTAAGGAAAATGACTTGCAGGTTCAAGCGGAAGAGATCGGTGCCGACGGAGATGGCAAATCATTGCTCGTCTACTATCCGGTAATTAAGGGCTATGCAAGAGAGAAAGTACAGGACAAGATCAACGCCTTTTTGAAGCAGGAGACCGACAAGCACATTGCGGCGGGATCGAAGGAAATGGATACAGTCGTAAAAGCGAATAATCAATTACTAATCAAAAATCCAAAGGCTGAAATTCGGCAACCGAGCCTCGATGGCAGATTTACAGTTATGTATAACGAGAATGGAAAATTGAGCCTATATGTGGATTATGATCTTTATATGGGGGGAGCGCACGGAATGACGACGAGGATTCCTTACACGTTCGATCTCGTAACAGGTGATCCGATTTCGTTGAAGGAAGCAGCAGGTAACGCCGATTATGTCTCTATCATTAACAGCCAAATCACAGATCACATCAATCATCGCGGATTGGAGTTGTCCATTCCATTTAAGACGATCGAAGCTGATCGAGATTATTACCTGAGCCATGATGGTATCGTTATCTATTTCACAGAATATGAATATACTTCCTACGCTGAAGGAATGCCAGAGTTTATTATTCCTTATTCCGAGTTCAAATGACGGAAACTGAGGCTTCAAACTCTAAAGTCTATCGGAGCATGATGACAAGTCGTGTAGTGACAGTGAGACGATAAGGGGGAAAGCGAAATGAATACGATCAAGCGCATGATGGACCATCTGTACTGGGCAGACGAACGTATTTTAGACGCGCTCGAGGAGTCAAAGACAGAGAACAAGGAGCTTCTGAAGCTGGTTCGACATGTTGCGGTTGCGGAACGCGTATGGCTGTCCCGATTGCAAGGCAAGGGTAGCGCACAATATTCATTGTGGGAAGAAACGGAAGACTTGACGGCGATCCGGGAGATGTTCGAAGAAAACATCGAGCAATATCGCGTCTATATGGACGGGCTCGAGGAATTCAAATTGGATGAGATCATTGATTATGCAAACCAGAGCGGGGTTCCGTTCCGAACTTCCATCCGGGACATTCTCTCGCAAGTCATCTTACATGGGCAGTATCACCGGGGACAGATTAACCGGGCACTTCGAACCGAATCGGCGGAGCCTGTCCAAGTCGATTACATCACCTTCGCACGACTCTAAAGGGCGGGGAGAATCATCAACATTGCTGTGCCAAGTAATAACAAAATAGTCGCAGAAATAGCCGCCAACTTGGCGGCTTTTTTGTTCGAAATTAAAAAATCTTTTACAACAACTTCGTCGCCGCGGTAAATCTTGACGGTAATATGCTAGACGCCATGGACCAGCCCAACATTATTACCTTTTATAGAAATAAAAGCTCAGCGGTATGAACCATCAGGATGATCGGCTACCGCAGTCTACTGGGAATGGCTGCGAAATTCACTTGGCGCGATGCCTGTCCACCGCTTGAACTGGCGGCTGAAATGCGCATTGGTCTTATACCCCAGCATCATCGCAATATGAT
This window contains:
- a CDS encoding metalloregulator ArsR/SmtB family transcription factor, whose translation is MNTPAFDSNNIKQFDEPANLLKALSHPIRLCIVRGLMMKKKCNVSYMQECLDLPQSTVSQHLQKLRSAGIVATERNGLEVNYVLADKRVEQIIKTLFEKDDCES
- a CDS encoding helix-turn-helix domain-containing protein; protein product: MFKISAFSRLSRVSLKTLRYYDQIGILKPRKVDHDTGYRYYSADQLLELNRIFIYKELGFTLPQITQLLQEHITLENIQGMFKLKRSEIQQIIDTEQAKLVRIEERMQLLEEEGHIETGQEIRIKEEGARQFLFQTGCGREEEIPSLFRQFDQSLTKGMRQLIHGPQVVLWKEIAGQEEAFEFEIGYFLTCELRSAPDPFQLRTLPAEPMMATIAYRSNATFACKACVHLATWIEKNNYQIKENESGRELYLPLSQEQDAQLIEIQIPILNR
- a CDS encoding stalk domain-containing protein: MNRNKKRNKLIVSAIMTALLASPLAYIMSEGQPVAAAASVSKYKVTAQPFSIEGKKSNIGTINKNGSTYIALRNLNTALGLTTNFNKTKQLVEVSGNGRSLKINLSNNTIQLNGQPVFGPQVILQDNTTYLPLRFLLERMGYVISYQNNTKQVGIQSIKENDLQVQAEEIGADGDGKSLLVYYPVIKGYAREKVQDKINAFLKQETDKHIAAGSKEMDTVVKANNQLLIKNPKAEIRQPSLDGRFTVMYNENGKLSLYVDYDLYMGGAHGMTTRIPYTFDLVTGDPISLKEAAGNADYVSIINSQITDHINHRGLELSIPFKTIEADRDYYLSHDGIVIYFTEYEYTSYAEGMPEFIIPYSEFK
- a CDS encoding MFS transporter, whose product is MKNKWIIYILALAVFLIGTLEYIITGVIKMIASDLSVSTSEVGLLVTVFALAAAVIAPILIAITINMDRKKLLLAALSVFIASNGLMLVDLSYETLLWVRIIQGASGGVATVVAMAVSTRLVEKEKRGNAIGIILMGLSSSLVLGVPLGTFFSEMFGWRVLFVFIGLLSVLPLLIIYKKVPAIKEEEKITLRMQLSILKNPLILTALLITLLYIGGYSTLFTYITPFLQATSSLSMTEISGVLFLAGICSFVGSKVGGQLADAKGSKFTICLGLLLQGVTLLLFALAGVNLIMLILVIMIFMLATWSISPAQQLYLVTLAPRNPDIALSVNTSFIQFGFALGSGLGGIVISRTSVMYLNWLGFGAVGIALLLAILLFRRMSSRTENPMVTGE
- a CDS encoding FAD-dependent oxidoreductase, whose protein sequence is MSKKVLIVGGVAGGASAAARLRRLDEHAEIIIFEKGPYISFANCGLPYYIGGSIEDRERLLVQTPKGMADRFRIDVRTRSEVVAIDSQKRVVKIQSQERGAYEESYDELILSPGAKPIIPDLPGKDNPLIYTVRSIPDIDRIKEQVSSSNNKTSIVIGGGFIGVEMAENLKEAGLDVTLIEGNAQVLTPYDTELAAALAQEMENHGVNLLFSKRVQGFHSLEQGIGVELADGHVLTADMVILAIGVTPDTYFLKDSGVSLGARGHIIVNEALESSVPHIYAVGDAIEVTETIHGTKATIPLAGPANKQGRIVADRIAGLPSTYKGTQGTSIIKVFGMTAATTGSNEKTLQRLGVEYQTVIVHPASHASYYPGSSAITLKLLFTPEGKILGAQAVGYDGVDKRIDDIAVAIHFGGHVRDLTELELSYAPPYSSAKDPVNMAGYAAENMITGRVQTFTYNQLADRQPGQSILLDVRSEIEHQNGHIPDSLSIPVDELRQRLDELDPSKEIWLYCQVGLRGYTASQILRQHGFSVKNLSGGYKTYRQAQFKPAPFTATTQEQHDPVIDAKEKESIPTDSAQLQRIDHELNVCGLSCPGPLIQVKQKMDQLSNGETLRVKASDPGFYEDVKAWATMSGSTILQLKRLKGGTIESVIAKNTAQPVSDSPVSDPASTMVVFSGDLDKAIASLIIANGAAASGRKVTLFFTFWGLSIIRKQQPQKLSKTMIGRMFDMMLPRGSQKLGMSKMNMLGAGPKMIRGLMKKHHVPSLEEMIESAIAQGVEIVACQMSMDLMGIQREELIDQVKIGGVGYYLGQASQANHNLFI
- a CDS encoding DinB family protein is translated as MNTIKRMMDHLYWADERILDALEESKTENKELLKLVRHVAVAERVWLSRLQGKGSAQYSLWEETEDLTAIREMFEENIEQYRVYMDGLEEFKLDEIIDYANQSGVPFRTSIRDILSQVILHGQYHRGQINRALRTESAEPVQVDYITFARL